The Longimicrobium sp. genome segment TCCCGCAACCTGATCACGGACTTCGGCAAGCTGATGGACCCGCTGGCGGACAAGCTCCTGTTGGCCGCCACCTTTCTGCCGTTCTACCTCCTCTCGCACGGCTGGGAGCCCGCGACGCCCTTCCCCTGGCCGGGCGGCGTGCTGCCGGTGTGGGTGCTGGTGGTGATCTTTGGGCGCGAGCTCTTCATCACCCTCTTCCGCGGCTTCGCGGCCAAGCGCGGCGTGGTGCTGGCGGCGGGGAACGCGGGGAAGCTGAAGGCCGTCTTCCAGAACATCTTCGTGGGCGCGGCGATCTTCTGGTACGCCCTGCACTCCGCCGCGCGCGAGAAGGGGTGGATCGGAATGCCGAGCTGGGACGGGATGTGGGTGCCCTTCCACCGCTGGTTCGCCATCGTGACGCTGGCGGTGGCGGTGATCCTGACGGTGTACTCGCTGGGCGTGTACCTGAACACCTTTCGGTCGCTGAACCTGTCGCGGAGGGAGGCTCCGTGACCCCGGCGGGGCTCCCCCCCGCCGCAGTCTCCGCCTCGGTCCGCGCGGCGGATGGCATCCGCATCCACTACCTGACCTGGGCCGCCGCCCGCCCGCGCGCCGTCCTCCTCCTCTCCCACGGCCTTGGGGAGCACGCGGGCCGCTACGCCCCCTTCGCCGCCGCCCTGGTGGAGCGCGGCATCACGATGGCCGCCCTCGATCACCGCGGCCACGGGCGATCCGCAGGGCAGCGCGGCCACGTCGACCGCTTCTCCCGCTTCTCCGACGACTTCGAAGCCTTTCGCGCAGCCGTCGCCAAGAAGCTCCCCGCGCACCTCCCGGTCTTCGTTCTGGGGCACTCGCTGGGCGGGCTGATCGTGATCCGCTGGCTCCAGGCGCACCGTGAGACGGGGGTGCTGGGGGTGATCCTTTCCGCGCCGCTCCTGGGTGTCGCGCTCAAGGCCCCCGCGTGGAAGCTCGCCATCTCCGGCTTCCTTTCGCGCTGGCTG includes the following:
- a CDS encoding CDP-alcohol phosphatidyltransferase family protein, with the translated sequence MSTLNLPNSITLARIGLALVVGPMIMYDGFAMRLAAFIVFLAAAFSDMWDGHLARSRNLITDFGKLMDPLADKLLLAATFLPFYLLSHGWEPATPFPWPGGVLPVWVLVVIFGRELFITLFRGFAAKRGVVLAAGNAGKLKAVFQNIFVGAAIFWYALHSAAREKGWIGMPSWDGMWVPFHRWFAIVTLAVAVILTVYSLGVYLNTFRSLNLSRREAP
- a CDS encoding alpha/beta hydrolase, whose amino-acid sequence is MTPAGLPPAAVSASVRAADGIRIHYLTWAAARPRAVLLLSHGLGEHAGRYAPFAAALVERGITMAALDHRGHGRSAGQRGHVDRFSRFSDDFEAFRAAVAKKLPAHLPVFVLGHSLGGLIVIRWLQAHRETGVLGVILSAPLLGVALKAPAWKLAISGFLSRWLPKLPFTSGVHPEKLSTDEAYVRSYHDDPLVHSRVTPRLYTELHAATRAAFAECSVLRDPPTLVLIPGDDQIVDSAAVTRFAESLPGDVTIRHYPEMRHEVLNEADRARPIGDVVGWVEAALTPPAPLSR